One window from the genome of Cervus elaphus chromosome 8, mCerEla1.1, whole genome shotgun sequence encodes:
- the LOC122698863 gene encoding ras-related protein Rab-7b-like, which translates to MNPRKKVDLKLIIIGALGVGKTSLLHRYVHKTFYEDYQTTLGASILSKIIILDDTTLKLQIWDTGGQERFRSMVSTFYKGSDGCVLAFDVTDLESFEALETWRGDVLAKTIPMQQSYPMVVLGNKIDLADRQVPQEVAQGWCKEKDIPYFEVNAKNDINVVQAFEMLASRALSRYRSILESYLTDSIKLSPEDQPKSRCC; encoded by the coding sequence ATGAATCCTCGGAAGAAGGTGGACCTCAAGCTCATCATCATTGGAGCCCTGGGTGTTGGAAAGACCTCCCTCCTCCACCGATATGTGCATAAGACGTTTTACGAAGACTATCAGACCACACTGGGGGCCAGCATCCTCTCCAAGATTATCATACTGGATGACACAACCTTGAAGCTACAGATCTGGGACACAGGCGGCCAGGAGCGATTCCGCTCCATGGTGTCTACATTCTACAAAGGCTCTGATGGCTGTGTCCTGGCTTTTGATGTCACTGACCTGGAGTCCTTTGAAGCCCTGGAAACCTGGAGGGGTGATGTTCTGGCCAAAACCATTCCAATGCAGCAGTCCTACCCCATGGTGGTGCTCGGGAACAAGATCGATCTGGCAGACCGGCAGGTTCCGCAAGAGGTAGCCCAAGGCTGGTGTAAAGAGAAGGATATTCCCTATTTTGAAGTCAATGCCAAGAATGACATCAACGTGGTACAAGCCTTCGAGATGCTGGCCAGTCGGGCTCTGTCAAGGTATCGAAGCATCTTAGAGAGTTACCTCACAGACTCCATCAAGCTCTCACCGGAAGACCAGCCCAAGAGCAGATGCTGCTGA